From Triticum aestivum cultivar Chinese Spring chromosome 4A, IWGSC CS RefSeq v2.1, whole genome shotgun sequence, a single genomic window includes:
- the LOC123081888 gene encoding uncharacterized protein, translating to MPGRPRKERKREGTEKPKATKVSRVGTLIRCKKCKCTGHNKTTCLGNAASSSNGAATVGQNAASGNAARSFTKSRSNAKASKMSSSQANVKTSQQSTSRKRASTTDENFGPMQKRAHKSLGLPKHKMKASSNIAVKNVTVNVQSSSSFTVNVTSGAASAQVGGNKRAKKVPAKLLD from the exons ATGCCAGGAAGGCCTcggaaagagagaaaaagagagggtACTGAAAAACCAAAAGCTACCAAAGTTTCGAGGGTTGGAACTTTGATTAGATGCAAGAAATGCAAGTGCACTGGTCACAATAAAACTACATGTCTAGGAAATGCCGCTTCAAGTTCAAATGGAGCAGCTACTGTTGGACAAAATGCAGCTTCAGGAAATGCCGCTAGATCATTTACCAAGTCCAGAAGCAATGCAAAAGCCTCCAAGATGTCTAGTTCCCAG GCAAATGTGAAAACATCCCAACAAAGCACCAGCCGAAAAAGAGCATCTACAACTGATGAGAACTTTGGTCCTATGCAAAAGAGGGCACATAAATCCCTAGGACTGCCTAAGCACAAGATGAAGGCTTCCTCCAATATTGCTGTAAAAAATGTGACAGTGAACGTGCAGTCTAGTTCATCATTTACAGTCAATGTTACATCTGGTGCTGCAAGTGCTCAAGTTGGAGGAAATAAAAGAGCAAAGAAAGTCCCAGCAAAACTACTGGACTAG